The following coding sequences lie in one Rutidosis leptorrhynchoides isolate AG116_Rl617_1_P2 chromosome 4, CSIRO_AGI_Rlap_v1, whole genome shotgun sequence genomic window:
- the LOC139843934 gene encoding probable acyl-activating enzyme 16, chloroplastic: protein MMMMQRNLLNPVIQSHSLSNLMSITSINSINEPSSHCYRIPYVTVNGKVNSRNVLYYRRQKRSHPVNLCNRIRVYAKSKTEEKQVRKYSPLLEGPLLSENNGSIAEFKTIPDIWRSSAEKYGDRVALVDPHHDPPSSMTYKQVEQDILNFAEGLRVIGIKPCEKLALFADNSCRWLVADQGIMATGAINVVRGSRSSVEELFHIYNHSESVALVVDNPELYHRIAKAINAKASVRFVILLWGEKSSISSQMEGAPAYNYKEIVDMGREHRAVLVDSHDAREKFDYEPIKCDDLATLIYTSGTTGNPKGVMLTHGNLLHQVQNLWEIVPAGPGDTFLSMLPPWHAYERSCEYFILSRGVEQVYTNVKYLKDDMRHYQPQYMISVPLVFQTLYSGIQKQIATSSAIRKLVAVSFIKISMAYMHFKNIYEGKVLSRTQKQPSYVAAMLDWLSARVIAAILRPFHILAKKIVYSKIHSSIGISKAGVCGGGSLPSHIDKFFEAIGINIQVGYGLTESSPVIAARRLQYNVLGSVGHPIRETEIKIVHDETGEDLPPGSRGIVKARGPMIMRGYYKNPVTTKKTIDEDGWLNTGDIGWISPFHSVGRSRNAGGVIVLEGRAKDTIVLSTGENVEPEHVEEAAMRSSLIQQIVVIGQDQRRLGAIIVPNKEEILLASKESSTSDSSAIELSNEKIVGLISQDLQKWTSDISFQIGPILVVDEPFTIDNGLMSATMKIRRNQVVELYKEQIDNLYK from the exons atgatgATGATGCAACGGAATTTACTAAATCCTGTTATTCAATCTCATTCACTTTCTAATTTGATGTCAATTACTTCAATCAACAGCATCAATGAGCCGTCGTCACACTGTTACCGGATCCCGTACGTCACAGTCAACGGCAAGGTCAACTCCAGAAATGTGTTGTATTATAGACGCCAAAAACGCAGTCATCCGGTTAATTTGTGTAACCGAATTCGAGTTTAtgctaaatctaag ACAGAAGAGAAGCAAGTTCGAAAGTATTCACCACTCCTTGAGGGTCCGTTACTGTCCGAGAATAATGGATCGATTGCAGAATTTAAGACAATTCCAGATATTTGGAGGTCCTCAGCCGAAAAGTATGGTGATCGTGTCGCATTGGTGGATCCACATCATGACCCTCCTTCAAGTATGACCTACAAACAG GTGGAGCAGGACATTTTAAATTTCGCTGAAGGGTTAAGAGTTATTGGAATCAAGCCATGTGAAAAGCTAGCACTTTTTGCTGACAATTCTTGCCGGTGGCTTGTTGCTGATCAAG GTATTATGGCCACAGGAGCGATAAACGTTGTCAGGGGATCTAGGTCATCTGTGGAAGAGCTATTCCATATCTACAATCATTCTGAAAG TGTTGCACTTGTTGTGGACAATCCCGAGTTATATCACAGGATTGCAAAGGCCATCAATGCCAAGGCATCTGTTAGATTTGTTATCTTACTTTGGGGAGAAAAGTCGTCTATAAGTAGCCAAATGGAGGGAGCTCCTGCTTATAACTACAAGGAGATCGTAGATATGGGTCGTGAACATCGTGCTGTTTTGGTTGATTCACACGATGCCC GTGAGAAGTTTGATTATGAGCCCATCAAGTGTGACGATCTTGCTACTCTTATTTACACTAGCGGGACCACTGGCAACCCAAAAGGAGTTATGCTTACACACGGTAATCTTTTGCATCAG GTTCAAAATTTGTGGGAGATCGTCCCTGCTGGGCCCGGCGACACATTTCTAAGTATGCTTCCGCCTTGGCATGCATATGAACGTTCTTGTGAATATTTTATACTTTCTAGGGGAGTGGAGCAAGTTTACACAAATGTGAAATACTTAAAG GATGATATGCGGCACTATCAGCCACAATATATGATTTCTGTCCCTCTAGTATTTCAAACTCTATACAG TGGGATCCAGAAACAAATAGCCACAAGCTCGGCTATACGTAAGCTGGTTGCAGTCTCATTTATAAAGATCAGTATGGCATACATGCACTTCAAAAACATATATGAG GGGAAAGTTTTATCAAGAACTCAAAAGCAACCATCTTACGTTGCTGCAATGTTGGACTGGCTATCTGCACGGGTTATTGCAGCAATATTGCGTCCATTTCATATACTGGCAAAGAAGATTGTGTACAGTAAAATCCACTCATCTATTGGAATTTCAAAG GCTGGTGTATGTGGAGGTGGTAGCTTGCCATCACATATTGACAAGTTCTTTGAG GCAATTGGTATAAATATTCAAGTTGGATATGGATTAACAGAGTCATCTCCTGTTATAGCTGCTCGACGACTAcaatacaat GTGCTTGGTTCCGTTGGGCATCCAATTCGTGAGACAGAAATAAAAATTGTACATGATGAAACTGGTGAAGACCTTCCTCCTGGTTCAAGGGGAATTGTTAAAGCTAGGGGACCAATGATTATGAGAGGTTATTACAAG AATCCCGTCACGACAAAGAAAACTATAGATGAGGACGGTTGGTTAAACACTGGGGATATTGGCTGGATTTCCCCTTTTCATTCAGTAGGACGAAGCCGTAATGCTGGTGGAGTTATCGTTCTTGAAGGACGTGCGAAGGATACTATTGTCCTTTCTACAG GGGAAAATGTTGAACCAGAACATGTAGAAGAAGCTGCCATGAGAAGTAGCTTAATTCAACAAATAGTTGTCATCGGCCAG GATCAACGGCGTCTTGGAGCTATTATAGTTCCAAATAAAGAAGAAATTTTATTGGCATCAAAAGAGTCATCTACTTCAGATTCTAGTGCCATTGAACTTAGCAATGAAAAGATAGTCGGCTTAATTTCACAAGATCTTCAAAAATG GACTTCAGACATCTCTTTTCAGATTGGGCCCATTCTTGTCGTTGATGAGCCTTTTACG ATTGATAATGGTTTGATGAGCGCCACAATGAAGATCCGAAGGAATCAAGTTGTGGAACTATATAAAGAGCAGATAGATAATTTATACAAGTGA
- the LOC139843937 gene encoding pentatricopeptide repeat-containing protein At4g14050, mitochondrial, giving the protein MHHHLLQTLQHCAAGRHPFHGKALHAHILKLGLDQYGALPNTLISMYNKCNLIKDALQLFDEMPQRDPVSWASILTAYNQSNRPNRALSIFPDMYILDSLQPDHFIFASLVNSCAALKALKLGCQVHAQFVLSPFSSDDVVKSSLVDMYAKCGLVDVARTVFDTIVIKNPISWTAMISGYARSGRETEAVELLRNMKETNLFSWTALISGLIQSGHFVNAFNLFIKMRKEGIKIADPFILSSVIGASANLAALELGKQVHCLVVEFGFESSLYVSNALVDMYAKCSDIVAALSVFHVIVRKDVVSWTSIIVGLAQHGKAKEALSLYDDMISNGVKPNEVTFVGLIYACSHVGLVNKGRDLFKSMVEYYGLNPNLQHYTCLLDLYSRSGHLDEAEKLLNTMPFEVDEAVWASFLSACKRFGKTQMGIRVADRLMELGVKDPSTFVLLSNAYAGASMWENVAKVRKLMVDMDVKKEPGYSCVHLGKESEVFYAGVTCHLMKDEILVLLKDLDEEMRRRGYVPDVSFVLHDVGKQEKEQQLFWHSERLAVAYGLLKGVPGSVIRVVKNLRVCGDCHTVLKFISNIVGREIVVRDASRFHHFKDGRCSCFDFW; this is encoded by the coding sequence ATGCATCACCATTTACTTCAAACTCTCCAGCACTGCGCCGCCGGCCGCCACCCATTTCACGGCAAGGCTCTCCATGCGCACATCCTGAAGCTTGGTCTCGACCAATACGGAGCCTTACCCAACACACTTATCTCCATGTACAACAAATGCAATCTTATCAAAGACGCCCTCCAACTGTTCGACGAAATGCCTCAACGAGACCCAGTTTCGTGGGCCTCTATTCTAACCGCTTATAACCAATCCAACCGTCCTAACCGTGCTCTATCCATCTTCCCAGACATGTATATTCTCGATAGTTTGCAGCCTGATCACTTTATTTTTGCTAGCTTAGTGAACTCTTGTGCTGCATTGAAAGCTTTAAAACTTGGCTGTCAAGTTCATGCCCAATTCGTGTTGTCTCCATTCTCGTCCGATGATGTGGTCAAGTCATCGTTAGTTGACATGTACGCAAAATGTGGATTGGTGGATGTTGCGCGGACTGTTTTCGATACCATTGTTATTAAAAATCCGATTTCTTGGACTGCTATGATTTCGGGGTATGCCCGAAGTGGAAGAGAAACAGAAGCTGTTGAGCTTTTAAGAAACATGAAGGAAACAAATTTGTTCTCATGGACTGCTTTGATATCTGGACTAATACAAAGTGGACATTTCGTTAATGCATTTAATCTCTTCATTAAAATGAGAAAAGAAGGGATCAAGATCGCGGATCCGTTTATTTTGTCTAGCGTTATTGGAGCTTCTGCTAATCTTGCAGCATTAGAACTTGGTAAACAAGTTCACTGTTTAGTTGTGGAATTTGGTTTTGAATCCAGTTTATATGTTAGTAACGCGCTAGTTGATATGTACGCAAAATGCAGTGATATAGTTGCTGCTTTAAGTGTGTTTCATGTTATAGTTAGAAAAGATGTAGTCTCGTGGACTTCAATAATCGTGGGGTTGGCTCAACATGGAAAAGCTAAAGAAGCGTTGTCTTTATACGATGATATGATATCTAATGGAGTTAAACCAAATGAGGTCACATTTGTTGGGCTAATTTATGCTTGTAGTCATGTAGGTTTAGTTAACAAGGGTCGTGATCTTTTCAAATCTATGGTTGAGTATTACGGgttaaaccctaatcttcagcattatacatgtttattggaTCTTTATAGTCGATCAGGGCATCTTGATGAGGCTGAGAAGCTTCTTAACACTATGCCTTTTGAGGTTGACGAGGCTGTTTGGGCTTCTTTTTTAAGTGCTTGTAAACGATTTGGGAAAACCCAAATGGGGATTAGGGTTGCGGATCGATTAATGGAGTTAGGTGTTAAAGATCCATCGACTTTCGTGCTTTTATCTAATGCTTATGCAGGTGCATCTATGTGGGAAAATGTAGCAAAAGTTAGGAAGTTAATGGTAGATATGGATGTAAAGAAAGAACCTGGATATAGTTGTGTTCATTTAGGTAAGGAAAGTGAGGTTTTTTATGCTGGTGTGACGTGTCATTTAATGAAAGATGAGATTTTGGTTTTGCTTAAAGATTTAGATGAAGAAATGAGAAGAAGAGGGTATGTTCCTGATGTTAGTTTTGTGTTGCATGATGTGGGGAAACAAGAAAAGGAACAACAGCTTTTTTGGCATAGTGAGAGGCTTGCGGTTGCGTATGGGCTACTTAAGGGTGTCCCTGGATCAGTGATTCGTGTTGTGAAGAATCTTCGCGTTTGTGGGGATTGTCATACGGTTTTGAAGTTTATTAGTAACATTGTTGGTCGGGAAATTGTAGTTCGTGATGCTAGTAGGTTTCATCATTTTAAAGATGGGAGATGTTCATGCTTTGATTTTTGGTAA